CGCGGCCTCCAGGCGATCGGTCCGAGTTTCTTCGTCCTCGCCACGGGCGAGGGCGGAATCGGGAACGCAATCCAAGGGACGCTCATCTTCATCGGCCTCGCCTCCGCGATTGCGATTCCCACCGGCATCCTCACCGGAATCTACCTGGCCGAGTTCGGGAAGAACCGAGTCGGCGCGGCAATTCGATTCTTCGTCGACGTCATGACGCAGATTCCATCGATCATCGCCGGAATCTTCGCGTACTCGCTCATCCTCGAGCTAGGCTCGATCGGGATTGGAGACACACGCCTGTCCCTCAGTGCGATCGCGGGCGTGACGGCTCTCGCCGCGCTGATGATCCCGTTCGTCGCTCGCACCGCCGAGGAGGCGCTCCGGCTCGTGCCCGTCTCGACTCGGGAGTCGGCGCTCGCGCTCGGCATCCCTCAGCATCGAACAATCCTCGGCGTCGTGCTCCCCTCGGCGGGTAGCGGCCTCGTGACCGGTGCCCTCCTCGGAGTTGCCCGGGTGGGCGGGGAGACCGCTCCACTCCTCCTGACGGGAAACAGCAGCCCGTTCTCCTTCGCGGGCTTGGACCATCCGGTCGAGTCGCTACCGCATACGATCTACCTATGGGCGCTGAGCCCGTACACGTCCCAAAATCAGGCGGCCTGGGGAGCTTCGCTGATCCTCGTGCTCCTGATGCTCACGATCAGCATTCTCTCCCGTCTCGCGACCCGCGTTCGTTCCGCATCGGGGTGATCGGGGCGTGGCGGTGAAGCTCCACACGGCAGGATTGTCTGCGTGGTACGGCCCCAAGAAGGCGATCGAGGACATCACACTGGACATCGAAGAGCACGCGGTCACCGCGATCATCGGACCATCCGGCTGCGGCAAGTCGACCCTCATCCGTTGCCTGAACCGGATGCACGAGACGATCCCAAAGACCCGCGTCGAGGGGCAAGTCCTCCTAGACGGGGTGGACGTCTACGGGCTGCCCGCCATGAGCGTCCGCCGCCGAATCGGAATGGTCTTCCAGAAGGCGAACCCGTTCCCGACGATGTCGATCTACGAAAACGTCGCGGCGGGA
This DNA window, taken from Thermoplasmata archaeon, encodes the following:
- the pstA gene encoding phosphate ABC transporter permease PstA, which encodes MTFRFDRDTRRRWKDLGMSVAALACVVIALIPLGSILVEATVRGLQAIGPSFFVLATGEGGIGNAIQGTLIFIGLASAIAIPTGILTGIYLAEFGKNRVGAAIRFFVDVMTQIPSIIAGIFAYSLILELGSIGIGDTRLSLSAIAGVTALAALMIPFVARTAEEALRLVPVSTRESALALGIPQHRTILGVVLPSAGSGLVTGALLGVARVGGETAPLLLTGNSSPFSFAGLDHPVESLPHTIYLWALSPYTSQNQAAWGASLILVLLMLTISILSRLATRVRSASG